In Leisingera methylohalidivorans DSM 14336, a single genomic region encodes these proteins:
- the hisB gene encoding imidazoleglycerol-phosphate dehydratase HisB — MRTATVTRKTAETDISVEINLDGTGDYDNQTGVGFFDHMLDQLARHSLIDMTIRAKGDYHIDDHHTVEDTGIALGQALVQALGDKKGIRRYGECHLPMDDAQVRCALDLSARPFLIWNVALPAQRIGAFDTELVREFFQALSTHGGITLHIDQLHGFNSHHIAEAAFKAVARALRLAVETDPRKADAIPSTKGAL; from the coding sequence ATGCGTACCGCCACAGTGACCCGCAAAACCGCGGAAACCGATATCTCGGTCGAGATCAACCTCGACGGCACCGGGGATTATGACAACCAGACCGGGGTTGGTTTCTTTGACCACATGCTGGACCAGCTGGCGCGCCATTCGCTGATCGACATGACCATCCGCGCCAAGGGCGATTACCACATCGACGACCACCACACGGTGGAAGACACCGGCATCGCGCTGGGTCAGGCGCTGGTGCAGGCGCTGGGGGACAAGAAGGGCATCCGCCGCTATGGCGAATGCCACCTGCCGATGGATGACGCCCAGGTGCGCTGCGCGCTGGACCTGTCGGCGCGCCCCTTCCTGATCTGGAACGTGGCGCTGCCGGCCCAGAGGATCGGCGCCTTTGACACCGAGCTGGTGCGCGAGTTTTTCCAGGCGCTCAGCACCCATGGCGGCATCACCCTGCACATCGACCAGCTGCACGGGTTCAACAGCCATCACATCGCCGAGGCGGCGTTCAAGGCGGTGGCCCGTGCGCTGCGGCTGGCGGTGGAGACCGATCCGCGCAAAGCGGATGCGATTCCGTCGACCAAGGGTGCGCTGTAA
- the hisH gene encoding imidazole glycerol phosphate synthase subunit HisH — MLTAIIDYESGNLHSAEKAFQRMAREMDAGEVVVTSDADVVARADRLVLPGDGAFPACAAELRGHKGIYDAMVEAVEQKGRPFLGICVGMQLMATTGHEYQETPGLGWIGGDVVKITPADASLKVPHMGWNDLVIQTGHPVFDGITSGDHVYFVHSYHFRAANPAERLAHVDYAGDVTAVIGRDTMVGMQFHPEKSQATGLRMIGNFLTWKP, encoded by the coding sequence ATGCTGACTGCCATCATCGACTATGAGTCCGGCAACTTGCACTCGGCCGAGAAAGCCTTTCAGCGCATGGCGCGGGAGATGGACGCGGGCGAGGTTGTGGTGACATCGGACGCGGATGTGGTTGCGCGGGCCGACCGGCTGGTGCTGCCCGGCGATGGCGCCTTCCCGGCCTGCGCGGCAGAGCTGCGCGGCCACAAGGGCATTTATGACGCAATGGTCGAGGCGGTGGAGCAAAAAGGCCGCCCGTTTCTGGGCATCTGCGTCGGCATGCAGCTGATGGCCACCACCGGGCACGAGTATCAGGAGACGCCGGGCCTTGGCTGGATCGGCGGCGATGTGGTGAAGATCACGCCGGCAGATGCGTCCCTGAAAGTGCCGCATATGGGCTGGAACGATCTGGTGATCCAAACCGGGCACCCGGTGTTTGACGGCATCACATCTGGCGACCATGTGTATTTCGTGCATTCCTACCATTTCCGCGCCGCCAACCCGGCAGAACGGCTGGCGCATGTGGATTATGCAGGTGACGTGACCGCGGTCATTGGCCGGGACACGATGGTGGGAATGCAGTTCCACCCGGAGAAGAGCCAGGCGACGGGACTGCGGATGATCGGCAACTTTCTGACCTGGAAGCCCTGA
- a CDS encoding AraC family transcriptional regulator: protein MDRLTTLIDRFQLAVQAAGPAEANLIALADAAGQPVRILYRTRGALAEPAPGAVMWAARVTWSGNSNPFLAALPPLVDYSISGNAEAQGLVRLMRDESEGRHCGAQSVINRLGEVLMVRLLRSQIRKGATEPGLLAGLADPRLSRAIVAMHDRPGRLWTNADLAQEAGLSLSRFAELFSAEVGETPMGYLRRWRLILAHQDLTRGDRVEAVARRYAYGSPEGFTRAFRKVYGVAPVSLRSAA, encoded by the coding sequence ATGGACCGCCTCACCACCTTGATCGACCGCTTCCAGCTTGCAGTGCAGGCCGCCGGGCCTGCAGAAGCCAATCTGATTGCACTGGCAGATGCAGCGGGGCAGCCGGTGCGGATCCTGTATCGCACCAGGGGCGCGCTGGCGGAACCGGCTCCGGGCGCTGTGATGTGGGCTGCACGGGTGACCTGGTCGGGCAACAGCAACCCGTTCCTGGCGGCACTGCCGCCGCTGGTGGATTACAGCATCAGCGGCAATGCCGAGGCGCAGGGGCTGGTGCGCCTGATGCGGGACGAATCCGAAGGCCGGCACTGCGGCGCGCAATCGGTGATCAACCGGCTGGGCGAGGTGCTGATGGTGCGCCTGTTGCGCAGTCAGATCCGGAAAGGCGCCACTGAACCGGGGCTGCTGGCAGGCCTCGCGGACCCGCGCCTCAGCCGTGCGATTGTGGCAATGCACGACCGCCCCGGCAGGCTTTGGACCAACGCCGATCTGGCGCAGGAGGCCGGGCTTTCACTGTCGCGCTTTGCTGAACTTTTTTCCGCCGAAGTCGGAGAAACCCCGATGGGCTACCTGCGCCGCTGGCGGCTGATCCTGGCCCATCAGGACCTCACCCGCGGCGACCGGGTGGAGGCGGTGGCGCGCCGCTATGCCTACGGTTCTCCCGAAGGTTTCACCCGCGCCTTTCGCAAGGTCTATGGCGTGGCACCGGTTTCGCTGAGAAGCGCGGCTTAG
- a CDS encoding peroxiredoxin-like family protein, with translation MLIPRQKTPGLTLPTLDHGPFDLSAETAERGTVICFYRGLHCPICATYLKEFEKKVAAFAERGVNCIAVSSDGEERARAMAEKIEAKELRFGYDLPLSVAKEWGLYISTSRGKTSIGIEEPALFAEPGLFLVTPEQTLYYGSVQTMPFVRPHFAELVAALDFAIPNNYPARGEYTGAV, from the coding sequence ATGCTGATCCCCCGCCAGAAGACCCCCGGCCTGACCCTGCCGACGCTGGACCACGGCCCGTTCGACCTGTCTGCGGAAACGGCCGAGCGCGGCACCGTGATCTGTTTCTACCGCGGGCTGCACTGCCCGATCTGCGCGACCTATCTGAAAGAGTTCGAAAAGAAGGTCGCGGCCTTTGCCGAGCGCGGCGTCAATTGCATAGCGGTCAGTTCTGACGGGGAGGAGCGCGCCCGCGCGATGGCCGAAAAGATCGAAGCCAAGGAGCTGCGGTTCGGCTATGATCTGCCGCTGTCCGTTGCCAAGGAATGGGGGCTCTATATCTCGACCTCGCGCGGCAAGACCTCGATCGGGATCGAGGAGCCGGCGCTGTTTGCCGAACCCGGCCTGTTCCTGGTGACGCCGGAGCAGACGCTGTACTACGGGTCGGTGCAGACGATGCCGTTTGTGCGCCCGCATTTCGCCGAGCTGGTCGCGGCGCTGGATTTCGCGATCCCCAACAACTACCCGGCGCGCGGCGAGTATACCGGTGCTGTGTAG
- a CDS encoding WGR domain-containing protein: protein MHIRFEKYDHTEGKHRYCQLSLTPTLFGDWCVERVSGPLNAPGGVQKRAYFAAQAEALAIFERFRDRQMKRGYAPIPVQLGLL from the coding sequence TTGCACATCCGTTTCGAGAAATACGACCATACTGAAGGCAAGCACCGCTATTGCCAGCTGAGCCTGACGCCGACACTGTTCGGCGACTGGTGTGTCGAGCGTGTGTCGGGACCGCTGAATGCGCCGGGCGGGGTCCAGAAGCGCGCGTATTTTGCCGCGCAAGCTGAGGCGCTGGCGATCTTTGAACGTTTCCGGGACCGGCAGATGAAGCGTGGCTATGCGCCGATCCCGGTGCAGCTGGGTCTGCTTTAG
- a CDS encoding DUF2147 domain-containing protein produces MKHLLAGLAVALGLAGAAAADPVLGVWKTQPDDGSYAHIQMDKCGAAVCGKIARTFNSEGEYQSPNIGRTLVIDMVPNGGGSYEGKVWRPSNNKVYIGKMDMAGNSLALRGCVAGGLICSKQTWTRIE; encoded by the coding sequence ATGAAACATCTTCTGGCAGGTCTGGCCGTTGCCTTGGGGCTGGCAGGCGCCGCCGCGGCGGACCCGGTTCTGGGCGTCTGGAAAACCCAGCCCGATGACGGTTCTTATGCCCATATCCAAATGGATAAATGCGGCGCCGCCGTCTGCGGCAAGATTGCCCGCACTTTCAACAGCGAGGGAGAGTATCAATCCCCCAACATCGGCAGGACGCTGGTGATTGACATGGTGCCGAACGGCGGCGGGTCTTACGAGGGCAAGGTCTGGCGGCCGTCAAATAACAAGGTCTACATCGGCAAGATGGACATGGCCGGAAACAGCCTTGCCCTGCGCGGCTGCGTGGCTGGCGGGCTGATCTGTTCGAAACAGACCTGGACCCGGATCGAATAA
- the hisA gene encoding 1-(5-phosphoribosyl)-5-[(5-phosphoribosylamino)methylideneamino]imidazole-4-carboxamide isomerase: MILYPAIDLKDGQAVRLLHGEMDKTTVFNDNPAAQALEFVAAGCEWLHLVDLNGAFAGEPVNAAPVEEILKQTKVPAQLGGGIRDMATIERWIGKGLARVILGTVAVENPDLVREAAREFPGKVAVGIDARNGRVATKGWAEETDVMVTDLAKSFEDAGVAAIIYTDILRDGAMKGPNIAATADLANAVSIPVIASGGVSSLDDLRALKSCGAPLNGAISGRALYDGAIDLTEALAVLKS, from the coding sequence ATGATCCTCTACCCCGCGATTGACCTCAAAGACGGCCAGGCCGTGCGCCTGCTGCATGGCGAGATGGACAAGACCACCGTGTTCAACGACAACCCTGCCGCCCAGGCGCTGGAGTTTGTCGCGGCGGGCTGCGAGTGGCTGCATCTGGTGGACCTGAACGGCGCCTTTGCCGGTGAGCCGGTGAATGCCGCGCCCGTCGAGGAGATCCTGAAGCAGACCAAAGTGCCGGCACAGCTGGGCGGCGGCATCCGCGATATGGCCACCATCGAACGCTGGATCGGCAAGGGCCTGGCGCGGGTGATCCTGGGCACCGTGGCGGTGGAAAACCCGGATCTGGTGCGCGAGGCGGCGCGGGAATTCCCGGGCAAGGTCGCCGTTGGCATCGATGCCCGCAACGGCCGCGTCGCAACCAAGGGCTGGGCCGAGGAGACCGATGTGATGGTCACCGATCTGGCGAAGTCATTCGAGGACGCGGGCGTTGCCGCGATCATCTACACCGACATTCTGCGCGACGGCGCCATGAAGGGGCCGAATATCGCCGCCACCGCCGATCTGGCCAATGCGGTCAGCATTCCGGTGATTGCCTCTGGCGGCGTCTCCTCGCTGGACGACCTTCGCGCGCTGAAGTCCTGCGGTGCGCCGCTGAACGGTGCGATTTCGGGCCGGGCGCTGTATGACGGAGCGATTGATCTGACAGAGGCGCTGGCGGTTCTGAAGAGCTGA
- the hisF gene encoding imidazole glycerol phosphate synthase subunit HisF, giving the protein MLKTRIIPCLDVADGRVVKGVNFVGLRDAGDPVETAKAYDAAGADEICFLDIHATHENRGTMFDVVRRTAEQCFVPLTVGGGVRTKDDVRALLLAGADKVSFNSAAVANPDVIAEAADQFGSQCIVCAIDAKTVEPGRWEIFTHGGRKPTGIDAVEFARLVTAKGAGEILLTSMDRDGTKSGFNLPLTRAISDAVDVPVIASGGVGNLDHLVEGVTKGGASAVLAASIFHFGEYTIQEAKDHMAAAGIPMRLS; this is encoded by the coding sequence ATGCTGAAGACCCGTATCATCCCCTGTCTCGACGTCGCCGACGGGCGCGTGGTCAAGGGCGTTAATTTTGTCGGCCTGCGCGATGCGGGCGACCCTGTGGAAACGGCCAAGGCCTATGACGCGGCCGGCGCGGATGAGATCTGCTTTCTCGACATTCATGCAACCCATGAAAACCGCGGCACCATGTTCGACGTGGTGCGCCGCACTGCCGAACAGTGCTTTGTGCCGCTGACCGTGGGCGGCGGGGTGCGGACCAAGGATGATGTGCGCGCGCTGCTGCTGGCGGGGGCTGACAAGGTCTCCTTCAACTCGGCCGCCGTCGCCAACCCGGATGTGATCGCCGAAGCCGCGGATCAGTTCGGCAGCCAGTGCATCGTCTGCGCCATCGACGCCAAGACGGTGGAACCGGGCCGCTGGGAGATTTTCACCCACGGCGGGCGCAAACCCACCGGCATCGACGCGGTGGAATTTGCCAGGCTGGTGACAGCCAAGGGGGCCGGGGAAATCCTGCTGACCTCAATGGACCGCGACGGCACCAAATCGGGCTTCAACCTGCCGCTGACGCGGGCGATTTCCGATGCGGTGGACGTGCCGGTGATTGCCTCGGGCGGGGTCGGCAACCTGGATCACCTGGTGGAAGGGGTGACCAAAGGCGGCGCAAGCGCGGTGCTGGCGGCGTCGATCTTCCACTTCGGCGAATACACCATCCAGGAAGCCAAGGACCACATGGCCGCCGCCGGGATCCCGATGAGGCTGTCATGA